In Streptomyces sp. P3, one DNA window encodes the following:
- a CDS encoding ABC transporter ATP-binding protein translates to MPPLLRAEKITVSFGGRRALDGVSLTAEAGRVTGLIGPNGAGKSTLFDVVCGLRRPRTGRIRLDGRDITREGPARRARRGMSRTFQHLELFGRLSVRDNLLVAAELGPGRRHAARTADAVLARLGLTGVADDAADALPTGLARLVEVGRALVLGPRVLLLDEPAAGQDAEETQRFAALLRSLADEGTAVLLVEHDMSLVMSVCDEVHVLDLGSVVASGPPARVQTDETVLAAYLGEARP, encoded by the coding sequence GTGCCACCACTGTTGCGGGCTGAGAAGATCACCGTCTCCTTCGGGGGACGCCGCGCCCTCGACGGCGTGTCGCTGACGGCCGAGGCGGGCCGGGTAACAGGCCTCATCGGCCCCAACGGTGCGGGAAAGTCCACGCTGTTCGACGTGGTCTGCGGGCTGCGCCGACCCCGCACCGGCCGTATCCGTCTCGACGGCCGCGACATCACCCGGGAAGGCCCCGCCCGTCGCGCCCGCCGCGGGATGTCCCGCACCTTCCAGCACCTGGAGCTCTTCGGTCGTCTCTCCGTGCGCGACAACCTGCTCGTCGCCGCCGAACTCGGCCCGGGGCGCCGCCACGCCGCCCGCACGGCCGACGCCGTACTGGCACGGCTCGGTCTGACCGGCGTGGCCGACGACGCGGCCGACGCGCTCCCCACCGGCCTGGCCCGCCTGGTCGAGGTCGGCCGCGCCCTCGTCCTCGGCCCGCGCGTCCTGCTCCTTGACGAACCCGCCGCCGGCCAGGACGCGGAGGAGACACAGCGGTTCGCCGCGTTGCTGCGCTCCCTCGCCGACGAAGGCACGGCTGTCCTGCTCGTCGAGCACGACATGAGCCTGGTGATGAGCGTCTGCGACGAGGTGCACGTCCTCGACCTCGGCTCCGTCGTCGCCAGCGGCCCGCCCGCCCGAGTGCAGACCGACGAGACGGTCCTTGCCGCCTACCTGGGGGAGGCACGACCATGA
- a CDS encoding acyl-CoA dehydrogenase family protein, with the protein MRVEEFRRALDAWLDRHDLSPGTDHSLDAQVAQLARVRRELWAADWMRHGWPEAAGGLGGPSVLRAVLGEQVASRDLAEPGLWSMVEVLVPTLIDYAPPALAAEMVPRLLGGEEQWCQGFSEPGSGSDLASLSTRAVPRGDDWVVTGQKVWTSLAQYAARCVLLARTGGPGHGGISAFFVDMDSPGITVRPLRTMHGVDEFAEVFFDDVRVPAGRLLGSPGDGWRLAMDLLPHERSTCFWHRVAHLYSRLDRLLADGCEPDADALGAVWLDLHSVRCRSAATQRALADGERLGPETSVDKILLAGAEQRLFDTARDLLPGSVELASDGTWRTEYLYSRAATIYGGTAEIQRNIVARRLLDLGKE; encoded by the coding sequence GTGAGGGTCGAGGAGTTCCGCCGGGCGCTGGACGCCTGGCTGGACCGTCACGACCTGTCCCCCGGTACGGACCACTCCCTGGACGCCCAGGTCGCGCAGCTGGCCCGCGTCCGGCGGGAGCTGTGGGCGGCGGACTGGATGCGGCACGGATGGCCGGAGGCGGCCGGCGGACTCGGCGGCCCGAGCGTGCTGCGGGCGGTACTGGGCGAGCAGGTCGCCTCGCGGGACCTCGCCGAGCCCGGCCTGTGGTCGATGGTCGAGGTGCTGGTCCCCACACTGATCGACTACGCGCCGCCCGCGCTCGCCGCCGAAATGGTGCCCCGGCTGCTCGGCGGCGAGGAGCAGTGGTGCCAGGGCTTCTCCGAGCCCGGCTCGGGCAGCGACCTGGCGTCCCTGTCCACGCGTGCGGTCCCGCGGGGGGACGACTGGGTGGTGACGGGGCAGAAGGTGTGGACAAGCCTCGCCCAGTACGCGGCCCGCTGCGTCCTGCTCGCCCGGACGGGAGGGCCGGGGCACGGCGGCATCAGCGCCTTCTTCGTCGACATGGACTCCCCCGGCATCACCGTACGGCCGCTGCGCACGATGCACGGCGTGGACGAGTTCGCCGAGGTGTTCTTCGACGACGTGCGGGTCCCCGCGGGGCGGCTGCTGGGCTCCCCCGGCGACGGCTGGCGCCTCGCGATGGACCTGTTGCCGCACGAGCGGTCCACCTGCTTCTGGCACCGCGTGGCCCACCTCTACAGCCGCCTCGACCGGCTCCTGGCCGACGGCTGCGAGCCGGACGCGGATGCGCTGGGTGCGGTCTGGCTGGACCTGCACAGCGTGCGCTGCCGCTCGGCCGCCACACAACGGGCCCTGGCGGACGGCGAGCGGCTGGGCCCGGAGACCTCCGTGGACAAGATACTGCTGGCCGGCGCCGAGCAACGGCTCTTCGACACGGCGCGGGACCTGCTGCCGGGGTCGGTGGAGCTGGCGTCGGACGGGACGTGGCGCACCGAGTACCTCTACTCGAGGGCCGCGACCATCTACGGCGGCACTGCCGAGATCCAGCGCAACATCGTCGCCCGCCGTCTGCTGGACCTCGGGAAGGAGTGA
- a CDS encoding pectinesterase family protein yields the protein MHSLGKPRPLVACALALLPLAALGLTTPANAATTITVASDGSGSYTTIQAAIAAAPSGAIINIKPGTYRGQVSIPSGKSGLTLRGMTGTATDVVITGNAPASTAGTSGSATVLNMAKNTTVNGVTIANTYDRHDSQALALYAGGDRQVYRNVRLLGYQDTFLSWGGTGSSQVRQYVYKSYIEGAVDFIYGNGALVVDSTTIRSLDRGSANNGYITAAATSSSNRYGILITRSTLVSSAAPRTVALGRCWHAGGAADAIGQVLVRESTLGAHIRQAGAWQDMGGFSWKTCRFSEYNNTGAGAGAGAGTGDRPLMSSATAANYTAQKYLAGSDGWNPVQ from the coding sequence CCGGCGAACGCCGCCACCACGATAACGGTGGCGAGCGACGGCTCCGGAAGCTACACCACCATCCAGGCCGCGATCGCGGCAGCTCCCTCCGGCGCGATCATCAACATCAAGCCGGGCACCTACCGTGGCCAGGTATCCATTCCGTCGGGCAAGTCCGGCCTCACCCTGCGGGGCATGACCGGGACCGCGACCGACGTCGTGATCACGGGAAACGCTCCCGCGTCCACCGCCGGCACCTCGGGCAGCGCGACTGTACTGAACATGGCCAAGAACACCACGGTCAACGGCGTGACCATCGCCAACACCTACGACCGGCACGACAGTCAGGCACTGGCTCTGTATGCCGGCGGCGACCGGCAGGTCTATCGCAACGTACGGCTGCTGGGTTACCAGGACACGTTCCTCTCCTGGGGCGGTACGGGGAGTTCGCAGGTCCGTCAGTACGTCTACAAGAGTTACATCGAAGGCGCCGTCGACTTCATCTACGGAAATGGTGCCCTGGTCGTCGACTCCACGACCATCCGCTCTCTGGACCGCGGCAGCGCCAACAACGGCTACATCACCGCCGCGGCCACCAGCTCCAGCAACCGGTACGGCATCCTGATCACGAGGTCGACGCTGGTGAGTTCGGCCGCGCCGCGAACCGTCGCCCTGGGGCGCTGCTGGCATGCCGGTGGCGCGGCCGACGCGATCGGTCAGGTGCTGGTGCGTGAGTCGACGCTGGGGGCGCACATCCGTCAAGCCGGTGCCTGGCAGGACATGGGCGGTTTCTCCTGGAAGACCTGCCGGTTCAGTGAGTACAACAACACCGGTGCCGGTGCCGGAGCCGGTGCCGGCACCGGCGACCGTCCGCTGATGAGCAGCGCGACCGCGGCGAACTACACCGCGCAGAAGTATCTCGCCGGAAGCGACGGCTGGAACCCCGTGCAGTAG
- a CDS encoding response regulator transcription factor: MTIRVLLADDQALLRGTFRLLISAQPDMEVVAEASDGREAARLARSERADVVVMDIRMPEVDGIEATRLIAQDEDLAGVKVLVLTTFEEDDLVIEALRAGASGFLGKGVEPAQLLDAVRLVAGGEALLSPAATKGLISRVLAQPSPGDLVDPRRLATLTPREREVLALVGTGLANDEIAERLFVTPVTVKTHANRAMAKLGARDRAQLVVIAYETGLVRAGQRQG, translated from the coding sequence ATGACCATTCGCGTCCTGCTCGCCGACGACCAGGCTCTGCTCCGCGGCACCTTCCGGCTGCTCATCAGCGCACAACCGGACATGGAAGTCGTCGCGGAGGCCTCCGACGGGCGGGAGGCAGCCCGACTGGCCCGGTCCGAGCGCGCCGACGTGGTGGTGATGGACATCCGGATGCCCGAGGTCGACGGCATCGAGGCGACGCGGCTGATCGCCCAGGACGAGGACCTGGCCGGGGTCAAGGTCCTCGTCCTCACCACCTTCGAGGAGGACGACCTGGTCATCGAGGCCCTCCGGGCAGGCGCGAGCGGATTCCTGGGCAAGGGAGTCGAACCGGCGCAACTGCTCGACGCCGTCCGTCTGGTGGCCGGCGGAGAGGCGCTTCTCTCCCCGGCAGCCACCAAGGGCCTGATCTCCCGGGTTCTCGCCCAGCCCTCACCCGGCGACCTCGTCGACCCCCGTCGCCTGGCCACGCTGACTCCCCGGGAACGGGAGGTACTGGCACTGGTGGGCACCGGCCTGGCCAACGACGAGATCGCCGAACGCCTCTTCGTCACCCCGGTCACTGTCAAGACGCACGCCAACCGTGCCATGGCCAAACTCGGCGCCCGCGACCGGGCTCAGCTCGTCGTCATCGCCTACGAGACCGGCCTGGTACGCGCGGGGCAACGACAGGGCTGA
- a CDS encoding ABC transporter permease: MDQFLAFTVVGLSTAAVYAVIGTGLVVTHATTGVFNFAHGAAGMLSAFAYWQLAVGWGWPVPLALAFVLLVLAPAFGLFVERVLMRPVQALGEAERLVMTVALLTGCIALARWVWDPNTARPLTPFLADRPALRLGPAAVTWHQAITMAVALAIAAALWALLHRTRAGTEMRASVDDRALAGLTGADPLRATRLAWVLGIQLAAVGGILIAPAVALDAQQLSLLIVSAYTAAVFGRLRSLPLTFLGALVVGLLEAYLAGYLPQNDYLPGLRLAAPALLLFLALLAFPHRRLRGRDRTPVRVPLPSARGSLLLAGSTVLFALVLVTVLAEDAVLAYGTLFPLGVIALSFVPLAGYTGQISLCQLSIAGIGAVVWGHLGAHGELWALPVATLVTAAVGALIALPALRLSGIYLALGTAAFAVVLDRWIFTLPAFEVLGVRVTFFDQGSVTVTGPDLFGLHLTSPAQLLVFSAACLALASVGVATLRRGRFGRRLIALRDSEAAYATLGGRLLATKTAVFALSAGIAGLGGALYGMQLQTVTADQFNLVAGLPIFLIAVIGGLGAVGTGLFTGIAFVLPAQLMSGLGSWVHDVTALLVALAGMGLAHSPSGVLVRMRAEWAPLGRNRPLLSGLLGVLGVCWLLAALDVANGWLLLAIALVTALLLRVRAAAAQRPPTDIPPEWWGIRRPWRAEDGEVLSRATTVAG, translated from the coding sequence ATGGATCAATTCCTGGCCTTCACGGTGGTCGGCCTGAGTACCGCCGCCGTCTACGCCGTGATCGGCACCGGTCTGGTGGTCACGCACGCCACCACCGGTGTGTTCAACTTCGCCCACGGCGCGGCCGGAATGCTGTCCGCCTTCGCCTACTGGCAGCTGGCCGTCGGCTGGGGCTGGCCGGTCCCGCTCGCCCTCGCCTTCGTCCTGCTCGTCCTGGCCCCCGCCTTCGGCCTGTTCGTGGAACGTGTGCTCATGCGGCCGGTGCAGGCGCTCGGCGAGGCCGAACGCCTCGTGATGACCGTCGCGCTGCTCACCGGGTGCATCGCGCTCGCCCGCTGGGTGTGGGACCCCAACACCGCGCGTCCGCTCACGCCGTTCCTCGCCGACCGGCCCGCACTGCGCCTCGGCCCGGCCGCGGTCACCTGGCACCAGGCGATCACCATGGCCGTCGCCCTGGCGATCGCCGCGGCCCTCTGGGCACTGCTGCACCGCACCCGCGCCGGCACGGAGATGCGCGCCTCCGTCGACGACCGGGCTCTCGCCGGCCTCACCGGCGCCGATCCGCTACGTGCCACCCGGCTCGCCTGGGTGCTCGGCATCCAGCTCGCCGCCGTCGGCGGCATCCTCATCGCGCCCGCCGTCGCGCTCGACGCCCAGCAGCTGTCGCTGCTCATCGTCAGCGCCTACACCGCGGCCGTCTTCGGCCGACTGCGCAGCCTGCCGCTCACTTTCCTCGGGGCCCTCGTCGTCGGCCTGCTGGAGGCCTATCTCGCCGGCTACCTGCCGCAGAACGACTACCTTCCGGGCCTGCGTCTGGCAGCCCCCGCGCTGCTGCTGTTCCTGGCCCTGCTCGCCTTCCCACACCGCAGACTGCGCGGCCGTGACCGCACCCCCGTACGGGTGCCGCTGCCGTCGGCACGCGGGAGCCTCCTCCTCGCGGGCTCGACCGTGCTGTTCGCGCTCGTCCTGGTGACGGTCCTGGCGGAGGACGCCGTCCTCGCCTACGGCACGCTCTTCCCGCTCGGCGTCATCGCCCTGTCCTTCGTGCCCCTGGCGGGATACACCGGGCAGATCTCCCTGTGCCAGCTGTCCATCGCCGGCATCGGCGCTGTCGTGTGGGGACACCTCGGCGCGCACGGCGAGCTGTGGGCGCTGCCCGTCGCCACGCTGGTCACCGCGGCCGTCGGCGCGCTGATCGCGCTGCCCGCCCTGCGCCTGTCGGGCATCTACCTCGCGCTCGGCACCGCCGCGTTCGCCGTCGTCCTCGACCGCTGGATCTTCACCTTGCCCGCCTTCGAGGTGCTGGGTGTGCGCGTCACCTTCTTCGACCAGGGTTCGGTGACCGTCACCGGCCCGGACCTGTTCGGCCTGCACCTCACCTCACCGGCCCAGCTGCTGGTGTTCTCCGCCGCCTGCCTCGCCCTCGCCTCGGTCGGCGTCGCCACACTGCGCCGGGGCCGGTTCGGCCGCCGACTGATCGCGCTGCGCGACAGCGAGGCCGCCTACGCCACCCTCGGCGGACGGCTCCTCGCCACCAAGACCGCCGTCTTCGCCCTGTCCGCCGGGATCGCCGGACTGGGCGGTGCCCTGTACGGCATGCAGCTCCAGACCGTCACCGCCGACCAGTTCAACCTCGTCGCCGGACTGCCGATCTTCCTGATCGCGGTCATCGGCGGCCTCGGCGCGGTGGGCACGGGGCTGTTCACCGGCATCGCCTTCGTCCTGCCGGCGCAGCTGATGAGCGGCCTCGGCTCCTGGGTGCACGACGTGACCGCCCTGCTCGTCGCGCTCGCCGGCATGGGACTCGCGCACAGCCCCAGCGGCGTCCTGGTCCGGATGCGCGCCGAATGGGCGCCGCTGGGACGGAACCGGCCGCTGCTGAGCGGGCTGCTCGGCGTCCTCGGCGTGTGCTGGCTGCTCGCGGCGCTCGACGTGGCGAACGGATGGCTGCTCCTCGCGATCGCCCTCGTCACGGCCCTTTTACTGCGCGTCCGCGCCGCCGCCGCACAGCGGCCGCCCACCGACATCCCGCCCGAGTGGTGGGGCATACGCCGCCCCTGGCGGGCCGAGGACGGGGAGGTGCTGAGCCGTGCCACCACTGTTGCGGGCTGA
- a CDS encoding acyl-CoA dehydrogenase family protein, whose translation MDAAERALLEDALRKSLTTCRPEAEPGTALAELGWAEMLAEEPDTAIPLVFRLLGETGTQAPVLNDVVLLAAGRPLGGTPPLPYAGGAWVRWARGDRAPTGPLDPGLPLRHAEPGDLPAPAVAAGRRALGWWLLGAGRAMLTLAREHVLDREQFGRPLASFQALRHRLAETYVALEAAEAVLVAAAAPETDRSARENTEAPDSADALDNTGALLAKAAAGRAALTAARHCQQALGGIGFTAEHALHRHVKRALVLDGLLGSTRELTREAGRLLLRETRAPRLVDL comes from the coding sequence GTGGACGCCGCTGAACGCGCACTGCTGGAAGATGCCCTGCGCAAGTCCCTGACGACTTGCAGGCCGGAAGCCGAACCGGGCACCGCCCTGGCCGAGTTGGGCTGGGCGGAGATGCTCGCAGAGGAACCGGACACCGCGATCCCGCTGGTGTTCCGGCTGCTCGGGGAGACCGGCACGCAGGCGCCGGTCCTCAACGACGTCGTCCTGCTGGCGGCGGGCCGCCCTCTCGGGGGTACGCCGCCGCTGCCGTACGCGGGCGGGGCCTGGGTGCGGTGGGCCCGGGGGGACCGTGCGCCGACCGGTCCGCTGGATCCCGGACTTCCGCTGCGCCACGCCGAACCCGGTGACCTTCCCGCACCTGCCGTGGCGGCGGGCCGCCGGGCTCTGGGCTGGTGGCTGCTGGGCGCCGGACGGGCCATGCTGACGCTCGCCCGCGAACATGTGCTGGACCGCGAGCAGTTCGGCCGCCCCCTCGCTTCCTTCCAGGCGCTGCGGCACCGGCTGGCGGAGACGTACGTGGCGCTGGAGGCGGCGGAGGCGGTGCTGGTCGCGGCCGCGGCTCCGGAGACGGACCGCTCCGCCAGGGAGAACACCGAAGCGCCGGACAGCGCCGATGCCCTGGATAACACCGGCGCGCTGCTCGCCAAAGCCGCCGCCGGCCGGGCCGCGCTCACCGCTGCCCGCCACTGCCAGCAGGCGCTCGGCGGTATCGGCTTCACCGCCGAGCACGCCCTGCACCGACACGTCAAGCGTGCCCTGGTGCTCGACGGGCTGCTCGGCTCCACCCGTGAACTGACCCGCGAGGCCGGTCGGCTGCTGCTGCGTGAGACGCGCGCCCCTCGCCTCGTCGACCTGTGA
- a CDS encoding acyl-CoA thioesterase II — MSDLWNDLLGCLDLAPCGPDTWEGRSQQLEYRRLFGGQLLAQFAGAAQLAAPGKGLKSLHTQFLREGRTGESVRYETEVSQQGRTFATVRLTARQERGVVAVANASLHVWEEGPDRQVATPVPTLPGPERAVALGLLPWESRAAADLDTAKSEPPEYELWTHIPDAPRALAPGLLAYATDLTPIGTALRPVEGVTQADAGRAFTSAVTAHTVWFHRPFTTGDWLLLRQHSPLAAHGRCFGRGDALTADGTLLASYAQEALVRFTA; from the coding sequence GTGTCCGACCTGTGGAACGACCTGCTCGGCTGTCTCGACCTCGCTCCCTGCGGGCCGGACACCTGGGAGGGCCGCTCGCAACAACTGGAGTACCGGCGGCTGTTCGGCGGACAGTTGCTCGCCCAGTTCGCAGGGGCGGCACAGCTCGCCGCGCCGGGCAAGGGGCTGAAGTCGCTCCACACGCAGTTCCTGCGGGAAGGGCGCACGGGTGAATCGGTGCGTTACGAGACCGAGGTGTCGCAGCAGGGGCGGACCTTCGCGACCGTACGGCTGACCGCCCGCCAGGAGCGGGGAGTCGTCGCGGTGGCGAACGCGAGCCTGCACGTGTGGGAGGAGGGGCCCGACCGGCAGGTGGCAACCCCCGTGCCGACGCTGCCCGGGCCTGAACGCGCCGTCGCGCTGGGCTTGCTGCCCTGGGAGTCGAGGGCGGCGGCCGATCTCGACACCGCGAAGTCGGAGCCGCCCGAGTACGAGCTGTGGACCCACATCCCGGACGCTCCCCGGGCCCTCGCCCCCGGCCTCCTCGCCTACGCCACCGACCTCACGCCCATCGGCACCGCGCTACGTCCAGTGGAGGGCGTGACGCAGGCGGACGCGGGCCGTGCGTTCACCTCGGCCGTCACCGCACACACCGTGTGGTTCCACCGGCCGTTCACCACCGGGGACTGGCTGCTGCTGCGCCAGCACAGCCCGCTCGCCGCGCACGGGCGGTGCTTCGGCCGCGGGGACGCCCTGACGGCGGACGGCACGCTGCTCGCGTCGTACGCGCAGGAGGCGTTGGTGCGGTTCACCGCGTGA
- a CDS encoding amidohydrolase family protein encodes MDRDDMILISVDDHIIEPPDLFANHLPARYKKDAPRLVHREDGSDVWQFRDARIGNAALNAVAGRPKEEYGMEPQGLEEIRPGCYDVDERVADMNAGGVLAQLNFPSFPGFSARLFATEDSDFSMALVRAYNDWHIDEWCAAHPGRFIPMALPAIWDAELCAQEIRRVAEKGCHALTFPENPVPLGYPSFHSEYWDPVWRALTDCGTVMNLHIGSSGRLAITAPDAPPDVMITLQPINLVQAAADLMWSRVLKEYPAIKIGLSEGGTGWIPYFLERLDRTYEMHATWTLQDFGGKVPSEVFREHFLTCFISDPIGVRLRHDIGIDNICWEADYPHSDSMWPNAPEELHDVLTANSVPDDDINKMTHENAMRWYSFDPFAHVPREQATVGALRRAAGGHDVSVKSRSRQVVAPAEKLANYRKKAEAALAAAQPK; translated from the coding sequence ATGGACCGCGATGACATGATCCTCATCAGCGTCGACGACCACATCATCGAACCGCCGGACCTGTTCGCCAACCACCTGCCGGCCCGTTACAAGAAGGACGCGCCGCGGCTGGTGCACCGCGAGGACGGCAGCGACGTCTGGCAGTTCCGGGACGCCAGGATCGGCAACGCCGCGCTCAACGCGGTCGCGGGCCGTCCCAAGGAGGAGTACGGCATGGAGCCGCAGGGCCTGGAGGAGATCAGGCCCGGCTGCTACGACGTCGACGAACGCGTCGCCGACATGAACGCCGGCGGTGTCCTCGCCCAGCTGAACTTCCCCTCCTTCCCCGGCTTCTCCGCCCGGCTGTTCGCCACCGAGGACTCCGACTTCTCGATGGCCCTGGTGCGCGCCTACAACGACTGGCACATCGACGAGTGGTGCGCCGCCCACCCCGGCCGCTTCATCCCCATGGCCCTCCCGGCCATCTGGGACGCCGAGCTGTGCGCCCAGGAGATCCGGCGCGTCGCCGAGAAGGGCTGTCACGCCCTCACCTTCCCGGAGAACCCGGTCCCGCTCGGCTACCCCAGCTTCCACTCCGAGTACTGGGACCCCGTATGGCGGGCGCTGACCGACTGCGGCACGGTCATGAACCTGCACATCGGATCCTCCGGCCGCCTCGCCATCACCGCGCCCGACGCCCCGCCGGACGTGATGATCACCCTCCAGCCCATCAACCTCGTCCAGGCGGCGGCCGACCTGATGTGGTCCCGTGTCCTCAAGGAGTACCCGGCCATCAAGATCGGGCTGTCGGAGGGCGGCACCGGGTGGATCCCGTACTTTCTGGAGCGTCTGGACCGCACCTACGAGATGCACGCGACCTGGACGCTCCAGGACTTCGGCGGCAAGGTCCCCTCGGAGGTCTTCCGCGAGCACTTCCTGACCTGCTTCATCAGCGACCCGATCGGGGTGAGGCTCCGTCACGACATCGGCATCGACAACATCTGCTGGGAGGCCGACTACCCGCACAGCGACTCGATGTGGCCCAACGCCCCCGAAGAGCTCCACGACGTACTGACCGCGAACTCCGTGCCGGACGACGACATCAACAAGATGACGCACGAGAACGCCATGCGCTGGTACTCCTTCGACCCGTTCGCCCACGTTCCCCGCGAACAGGCGACCGTGGGAGCCCTGCGCAGGGCCGCGGGCGGCCACGACGTGTCCGTGAAGTCCCGCAGCCGTCAGGTCGTCGCCCCCGCCGAGAAACTCGCCAACTACCGCAAGAAGGCCGAGGCGGCGCTCGCCGCCGCGCAGCCGAAGTAA
- a CDS encoding ABC transporter ATP-binding protein, with protein MSGPLLELDGIRAAHGGITVLHGVDLAVEEGCVVALLGPNGAGKTTLLSVAAGVHPPSAGRLLLGGRDATGIHPRAIARAGVCLVPQGRGVFPNLSVRDNLRMMTFTGRAQEEIEEIAYARFPILGTRRAQPAGTLSGGEQQMLALARGLATDPAVLLLDELSMGLAPLVVAELYELVAGVARQGVAVLVVEQFAAAVLKIADHAAVLARGRVQWQGRPDSSLHAELSSYYLGSPT; from the coding sequence ATGAGCGGACCCCTGCTGGAGCTGGACGGCATCCGCGCCGCCCACGGCGGCATCACCGTGCTGCACGGCGTGGACCTGGCCGTCGAGGAGGGCTGCGTGGTGGCCCTCCTCGGTCCCAACGGCGCCGGCAAGACCACCCTGCTGTCGGTCGCCGCCGGCGTGCACCCGCCCAGCGCCGGCCGGTTGCTGCTCGGCGGCCGGGACGCCACGGGCATCCACCCGCGCGCCATCGCCCGCGCCGGCGTGTGCCTGGTGCCCCAGGGCCGTGGTGTCTTCCCCAACCTGTCCGTGCGCGACAACCTCCGGATGATGACCTTCACGGGCCGCGCCCAGGAGGAGATCGAGGAGATCGCCTACGCCCGTTTCCCCATCCTCGGCACCCGGCGCGCCCAGCCGGCGGGCACCCTCTCAGGCGGCGAGCAGCAGATGCTCGCCCTCGCCCGCGGCCTCGCCACCGACCCCGCCGTCCTGCTCCTCGACGAACTCTCCATGGGGCTCGCCCCGCTGGTCGTCGCCGAGCTCTACGAACTCGTCGCCGGCGTCGCCCGGCAGGGCGTCGCCGTGCTCGTCGTCGAGCAGTTCGCCGCCGCCGTGCTGAAGATCGCCGACCACGCCGCCGTCCTCGCCCGCGGCCGCGTCCAGTGGCAGGGGCGCCCCGACAGCTCCCTGCACGCCGAACTCTCCTCCTACTACCTGGGGAGCCCGACATGA
- a CDS encoding nuclear transport factor 2 family protein, protein MSVTDDLVEIEQLLARYAVAMTRGDVDRVLAVFAPDGSYSAFGDTYPLDEFPALVSAAPKGLFLVGTPVIELDGDAATGTQPLCFVEHSTHELRIGYYNDTYVLTPDGWRLRTRAMTFIRRSGAHDSGRPHAFERTRS, encoded by the coding sequence TTGAGCGTCACCGACGACCTGGTGGAGATCGAACAGCTCCTCGCCCGTTACGCCGTCGCCATGACCCGCGGTGACGTGGACCGGGTGCTCGCCGTGTTCGCGCCGGACGGCAGCTACAGCGCCTTCGGCGACACCTACCCGCTCGACGAGTTCCCGGCACTCGTCTCCGCCGCCCCGAAGGGGCTGTTCCTCGTGGGCACGCCGGTGATCGAGCTGGACGGTGACGCGGCGACCGGCACTCAGCCGCTGTGCTTCGTCGAGCACTCCACGCACGAGTTGCGCATCGGCTACTACAACGACACCTACGTCCTCACCCCGGACGGCTGGCGGCTGCGCACCCGCGCCATGACCTTCATCCGCCGCAGCGGCGCCCACGACTCGGGCCGCCCGCACGCCTTCGAGCGCACCCGCTCGTGA